One Brassica oleracea var. oleracea cultivar TO1000 chromosome C7, BOL, whole genome shotgun sequence genomic window carries:
- the LOC106302894 gene encoding uncharacterized protein LOC106302894 yields MLKSWLLNSVTKKIYTSILYFSVAADMWKDLHTHFHKSNLPRLYKLHHQLLSLRQGTMDLSSYHTQTQTYWEEFSSIQAPATTVEELLAQRETNRVIDFLMGLNESYDHVRSQIPMKKTLLSLSEVYNILDNEDSQRSAPIPPSSGVELSAFQVSGNQGNSQYQKGRPVCTHCGAFGHVVDRCYKKHGFPPGFKPKSKFQKPLNGQQNASANMVAIPDNSEMISQPQQSAAPDECYFSCCSHS; encoded by the coding sequence ATGCTGAAATCTTGGTTGCTCAACAGCGTTACTAAGAAGATTTACACTAGTATCTTGTACTTCTCTGTGGCTGCTGATATGTGGAAAGACCTTCACACTCACTTTCACAAGTCCAACCTTCCTAGATTGTACAAGCTTCATCATCAACTCCTCTCTTTGCGTCAAGGCACTATGGACTTATCCTCTTATCATACTCAGACGCAAACATATTGGGAAGAATTTTCCAGTATTCAAGCTCCTGCGACTACAGTTGAAGAGTTATTGGCTCAAAGGGAAACAAATCGAGTTATTGACTTCCTTATGGGGCTTAATGAAAGCTATGATCATGTTAGAAGTCAGATTCCCATGAAGAAAACCTTGCTATCTCTCTCTGAAGTCTACAACATACTGGACAATGAAGATTCTCAACGATCTGCTCCCATTCCTCCTTCGAGTGGTGTTGAATTGTCAGCATTTCAAGTCTCAGGCAATCAAGGAAACTCTCAATATCAGAAAGGTAGACCCGTTTGTACCCATTGTGGCGCATTTGGGCACGTTGTGGATCGTTGCTATAAGAAACACGGCTTTCCTCCTGGTTTTAAACCAAAGTCCAAGTTTCAGAAGCCACTCAACGGTCAGCAGAATGCATCTGCGAACATGGTTGCTATTCCTGATAACTCTGAGATGATTTCTCAGCCTCAGCAGTCTGCAGCTCCTGATGAATGCTACTTCTCCTGTTGCTCTCACTCCTGA
- the LOC106302895 gene encoding uncharacterized protein LOC106302895: protein MGSWMWRKMIKMRGVARSFHKKDLGNGRNTSFWFDHWSEKGVLITLLGERGIVDMGIKREATVAEAIMRDKRRRSYRSLALREIEAEMETVRRKLRVENEDVNMWKDGSGYRQKFSTHATWMLLRSQKERCSWARSIWFSKATPKYAFVSWLASRNRLSTMDRIVQWDPGADTTCSTKGILAGDYTNVWSSIFDIISDEGMERKKRFCLCYALQIAVHTLWRERNMIKHEEKPTPIAAIIKMVDKSIRNKLSIMRSKRVKGWESVIMADEINEMQQELAPFDPTKKKKKKKVVLQDHAESSSPELQMEKADDPMPGAVNDGLESAVSGMKNSKKPVDSSSLNEENVEAVEDLDGGHEEEKGVIQQENRYPWEGSDRLYLYEEMLGRVFNILRENNPDLTGNRRRTVMRPPQVLREGTKKTVFVNFMDLCKTYEQTLSLQTH from the exons ATGGGGTCTTGGATGTGGAGAAAGATGATCAAAATGAGAGGTGTTGCAAGGAGTTTTCATAAAAAAGACTTGGGGAATGGAAGAAATACTTCTTTCTGGTTTGATCATTGGTCTGAGAAGGGAGTTCTAATTACACTGTTGGGGGAAAGAGGTATAGTAGATATGGGCATTAAACGTGAAGCCACAGTAGCAGAAGCTATTATGAGAGATAAAAGGAGGAGAAGTTATCGTTCTTTGGCTCTTAGGGAAATTGAGGCAGAAATGGAGACTGTTCGGAGGAAGCTACGAGTGGAGAATGAGGATGTAAATATGTGGAAGGATGGGTCGGGGTATAGACAAAAATTCTCAACACATGCTACTTGGATGTTGCTTCGTTCGCAAAAGGAGAGGTGTAGTTGGGCTAGGAGTATTTGGTTCTCAAAGGCGACTCCTAAGTATGCGTTTGTTTCATGGCTGGCTTCTCGGAACAGACTCTCAACAATGGACAGAATCGTTCAGTGGGATCCTGGTGCGGACACAACTTGT TCAACTAAGGGGATTCTGGCTGGTGATTACACAAATGTTTGGTCGAGCATTTTTGACATCATATCGGATGAGGGAATGGAAAGGAAGAAGAGGTTTTGTCTGTGCTATGCTTTGCAAATTGCTGTGCATACTTTGTGGAGGGAGAGAAATATGATCAAACATGAAGAGAAGCCTACTCCTATTGCAGCTATTATAAAAATGGTGGACAAAAGTATAAGAAACAAGCTGAGCATTATGAGGTCCAAAAGAGTTAAAGGGTGGGAAAGTG TAATCATGGCTGATGAAATTAACGAGATGCAACAAGAA CTTGCACCCTTTGACCCAACCAAAAAGAAAAAGAAGAAGAAAGTTGTTCTTCAGGATCATGCTGAGAGCTCATCACCAGAATTGCAGATGGAGAAAGCTGATGATCCAATGCCTGGAG CAGTTAATGATGGTCTTGAAAGCGCAGTTAGTGGAATGAAAAATAGCAAGAAGCCA GTTGATTCCAGCTCACTGAATGAAGAAAATGTTGAAGCCGTAGAAGATTTGGATGGTG GTCATGAGGAAGAGAAAGGAGTAATCCAGCAGGAGAATCGTTATCCTTGGGAGGGAAGTGATAGATTGTACCTATATGAAGAG ATGCTTGGTAGGGTCTTCAACATTCTGCGTGAAAACAATCCGGACCTAACTGGAAATAGGCGTCGTACAGTTATGAGGCCTCCCCAAGTTCTTCGTGAGGGGACAAAGAAGACGGTCTTTGTCAACTTTATGGACCTTTGCAAAACGTATGAACAAACATTGTCTCTTCAAACTCACTAG